The following are encoded together in the Streptomyces sp. NBC_01465 genome:
- a CDS encoding TIR-like protein FxsC, with the protein MAGTAQPRTADHRPYFFLSYAHTPKHGAGGPDPDMWVERLFRDLCGHVMAMTDLPAGAPAGFMDREIRSGEGWSERLGDVLANCRVFVPLFSPRYFASEMCGKEWYAFAQRAIQHQARSNRPTEAIVPALWVPVPPHQLPGPAERLQFNHGDFGERYVTDGLYGLIKLKIFNEQYEHAVYELAKRIVSVADDAAVRPGRPVDYRIAPSAFGPPSAGPRPMQLTVAAPTRHELPEGRVADYYGDSPLDWNPYHPIAVRPLVSMAEDLVRALNYQASTVSFDEQVLHLDGKQPPSHPEVLIVDRWALHDEDRRNRLAAFDAEHRPWVSVIVPWNRDDHQSRAAENDLAAKLEDTMPAKLREGRATSRAAAKGVPSMEAFGAVLPQVIEAAAQQYLKHAAVYPPAPPPGGGGHSERPRLEGPMAGGYGTTHYSPGMRDFAPDTEDTDDSQS; encoded by the coding sequence GTGGCAGGAACAGCGCAACCGCGAACAGCGGATCATCGGCCGTACTTCTTTCTCAGTTATGCGCACACTCCGAAGCACGGAGCCGGTGGTCCCGACCCCGATATGTGGGTCGAGAGACTATTTCGTGATCTCTGCGGCCATGTGATGGCCATGACCGATCTCCCGGCCGGAGCCCCTGCGGGCTTCATGGACCGGGAGATACGCTCCGGCGAGGGCTGGTCGGAGCGGCTCGGGGACGTACTGGCGAACTGCCGGGTATTCGTCCCGCTCTTCTCGCCGCGCTATTTCGCCAGCGAAATGTGCGGCAAGGAGTGGTACGCGTTCGCCCAGCGGGCCATCCAGCACCAGGCCCGCTCCAACCGGCCCACCGAGGCGATCGTGCCCGCGCTCTGGGTCCCGGTGCCGCCACACCAACTCCCGGGCCCCGCCGAGCGGTTGCAGTTCAACCACGGCGACTTCGGCGAGCGGTACGTCACCGACGGGCTCTACGGGCTCATCAAGCTCAAGATATTCAACGAGCAGTACGAGCACGCCGTGTACGAACTGGCCAAGCGGATCGTCAGTGTCGCCGACGACGCGGCCGTCCGCCCGGGGCGCCCGGTCGACTACCGGATAGCCCCCAGCGCCTTCGGCCCGCCGAGCGCGGGACCCCGTCCCATGCAACTGACCGTCGCGGCGCCCACCCGGCACGAACTGCCCGAGGGCAGGGTCGCCGACTACTACGGGGACAGCCCGCTGGACTGGAACCCGTACCACCCGATAGCCGTCCGGCCGCTGGTGAGCATGGCCGAGGACCTGGTGCGCGCACTCAACTACCAGGCGAGCACCGTCTCCTTCGACGAACAGGTGCTCCATCTCGACGGGAAACAGCCCCCGTCCCACCCCGAGGTCCTGATCGTGGACCGCTGGGCCCTGCACGACGAGGACCGCCGCAACCGGCTGGCCGCCTTCGACGCCGAACACCGGCCCTGGGTCAGCGTGATCGTCCCCTGGAACCGCGACGACCACCAGTCCAGAGCCGCCGAGAACGACCTCGCGGCCAAGCTCGAGGACACCATGCCCGCCAAACTCCGCGAGGGGCGCGCCACTTCGCGGGCCGCGGCCAAGGGAGTACCGAGCATGGAGGCCTTCGGGGCGGTCCTGCCCCAGGTCATCGAGGCGGCCGCCCAGCAGTATCTGAAACACGCCGCGGTCTATCCGCCCGCACCGCCCCCGGGGGGCGGCGGCCACTCGGAGCGGCCCCGGCTCGAAGGGCCGATGGCGGGCGGCTATGGCACCACGCACTACAGCCCCGGAATGCGCGATTTTGCTCCCGACACGGAGGACACGGATGACAGCCAGTCGTGA